The Gammaproteobacteria bacterium nucleotide sequence TCACCGTGACTCGACTTTGAAGACGGCTCTCCGTCATCCCCACCCGGTGATCGACAGGACGTGGCCGTCCGGATCCCGGAAATCGGCAGCCAGCAGTTGCCTCCCGTCCATCTCGGTCACAACGCGGGGTTCGACCCGGAACTCGACTCCCCTGTCGGCAAGTGTCCGATACACCTCGTGAACGTCGTCGACCTGCAACACGATCTCGGCGACACTCGGAATCGCGGGAAACTCGCCCGGGTACTCGTTCAGTGCGAGTGTCACCCCTCCTCCATCGAGGAACGCGAAAGCGCCGGACGCATGCAGGAGAGGTAGCTCTAGAACGTCTTGGTAAAAGTGCAGGGACCGCTCCATGTCGGACACCTGCAGGATCAGGTTCGAGATCTGCACGCGTTCTCCTTTGCGTGGACCCTACTCCGCGGACAGTCGTGGGTACTCGATCTTGGGACAGCGGTCCATGACGACGTCGAGGCCGGCGTTTCTCGCACGCGCCGCCGCTTCCTCATCGATGACGCCCAGCTGCATCCACACCGCCTTCGCCCCGATCGCTATCGCCTCGTCGACGTGCCCACCTGCGAGACCAGAACGACGGAAGATGTCGACAACCTCGATCT carries:
- a CDS encoding CoA-binding protein; its protein translation is MDYEDIACRILSTYRTWAVVGCSPRPTRASHRVAAFLQQRGYRIIPVNPAADEILGETAYADLASVPDQIEVVDIFRRSGLAGGHVDEAIAIGAKAVWMQLGVIDEEAAARARNAGLDVVMDRCPKIEYPRLSAE